From Crassaminicella indica, one genomic window encodes:
- a CDS encoding CDIF630_02480 family spore surface protein — MSKIKLNKNTKPIENHKTAPWTNIQNLKLESSVPIPNELEVENAKEWVDENEK, encoded by the coding sequence ATGTCCAAAATCAAATTAAATAAAAACACAAAGCCAATAGAAAATCACAAAACTGCTCCTTGGACAAATATACAAAACTTAAAACTAGAATCTAGCGTTCCTATTCCTAACGAATTAGAAGTAGAAAACGCAAAGGAATGGGTAGATGAAAACGAAAAATAA